Proteins encoded within one genomic window of Thunnus maccoyii chromosome 22, fThuMac1.1, whole genome shotgun sequence:
- the LOC121889889 gene encoding immunoglobulin kappa light chain-like, with translation MTSPVFALYLTCLFLGKTAQTTALKFSSSVRQDSSFISANVGDSISLKCSYEGDVAAKLYWYKQTLGQKPKIISILYDYKSNGTFYNEFNNNPRFTLDTENSKNYLKITDLNISDSATYYCVSSYLNKLDFLEGTTLNVKGSGLNIQASVHQSASESIQPGDSVTLNCTVHTGTCDDGEHSVYWFKNSEESQPGVIYTHGGRNDQCEGNSNTQTHTCVYNLPMKSMDLSHAGTYYCAVASCGQILFGNGTKLDFANEVDSPVLVYFLSGALAFTTILSVLLAFSVYKMKRNSLQSTESQATFSASSTTNGESYKEADNLHYAALSVNLPNRSRRARNNTKNECVYSSVKQWN, from the exons ATGACATCTCCAGTGTTTGCTCTCTATCTCACATGTCTGTTTTTGGGGAAAACAg CTCAGACAACTGCTCTGAAATTCTCCTCTTCTGTTCGTCAAGACAGTAGTTTTATATCAGCTAATGTTGGTGACAGCATATCTTTGAAATGTTCCTATGAAGGTGATGTTGCAGCAAAGCTTTACTGGTATAAACAAACTCTGGGACAGAAACCAAAGATCATCTCCATCCTCTACGACTACAAAAGTAATGGCACTTTTTATAATGAATTCAACAACAATCCTCGCTTCACACTGGacactgaaaacagtaaaaattacTTGAAGATCacagatttaaacatttcagACTCAGCTACTTACTACTGCGTTAGTAGCTATTTAAACAAGTTAGATTTTTTGGAGGGCACTACTCTCAATGTAAAGGGTTCAGGTTTGAACATCCAAGCTTCGGTCCATCAGTCGGCATCTGAGAGCATCCAGCCAGGAGACTCTGTGACTCtgaactgtacagtacacactgggacctgtgatgatggagaacacagtgtttactggttcaaAAACTCTGAAGAATCTCAACCAGGagtcatttacacacatggaggcaggaatgatcagtgtgaggggaacagcaacacacaaacacacacctgtgtctaCAACTTGCCAATGAAGAGTATGGATCTTTCTCATGCTGGGACCTACTACTGTGCTGTCGCCTCATGTGGACAGATACTGTTTGGAAACGGGACCAAGCTGGACTT TGCAAATGAGGTAGACTCTCCTGTCTTGGTGTATTTCTTGAGTGGAGCTTTGGCGTTCACCACCATCCTCAGTGTTTTACTGGCTTTCTCAGTGTACAAGATGAAGAGAAACAGCCTCCAATCTACAG AGTCTCAAGCAACATTTTCAGCTTCCTCCACAACAAATGGCGag AGTTACAAAGAAGCAGACAACCTGCATTATGCTGCTTTAAGTGTGAACCTGCCCAACAGATCAAGAAGAGCGAGGAACAACACCaagaatgaatgtgtgtactcCAGTGTAAAGCAGTGGAATTAG